In Metopolophium dirhodum isolate CAU chromosome 5, ASM1992520v1, whole genome shotgun sequence, the sequence AGCATctgtgattattattactatacaccaGGTTGGGGTGAAGTGGTTTGTTCACCGTCCAGAGGCTGATAGTAATTTTGTGGCAAGGGGGTGAAGGAGCGGTCGCGCGCGCGTGTGAGTCGTGCAAGGGAGAAGTTTACAACGTGGATAGTGCATGCGCACGAGCGGGGATGGTCCGTGGGCGTTATGTGACGATACAGAGTAAGAGGGAAAGCATATAATATGGATGgtgtggggagggggggggtgtTTTGTGTGTAGGACGTGGAGTTATGGTCATCGATCAAGCGCGCTGTCAACCTGAAACACCCAGCACAGAACCTGCAGGGTATCCCTTTGGCGTTCGTATatacgcgcacacacacactcggGATATTATTCCGTTTTCCTCTCGCGGATATATAACCGCAGCCCGGGAGCCaaccaattaaaacaaaaattaaataattgtttcggGTCATTGCTGAAGGAGATTGATGGTGTGTTTGGAATAAACACTTCTTCGCCCGGTGTATATGAGCCCTGTTCGAGCTGGGAGGATGGGCGCGCGCGGTCGTTGTCCGAATAGACATTTTCCGGACAAGACGTTATGACGCGCCACATAcaaacctataatatacctGTGTAAGTATAGGACTCAACGGAAagcaaacattattatatacgttatacagaaataatatgtacattttattcgttCAGTGTGCtcaaacatatataaatattaaatactacgGAGTATacgttatcattatttaattttcatacctaattatatttttatcatcatgGTTGTATCTGACTATACAGATATACCcaactttatataataatgaataaataataatggggAACTTATGTATTATTAGACTTTGATGTTGTATAAGTAATGTGTAAGAGGCAGCGTTGTTGATACCATTGGGAAAAAAGACTTTGGTGTACATATAGTAACAATAATGAAGGTATCCTTTCAGAATAAAATTcattaagatttatattttatactgttcagcttataaaatatattgtacagtaatagtaaataatttttttcccatttcatagtattactttttactaagtacctaccttatttataaacattaaacatatattgatcattaaatattaattgtaatataaaattgtttttgtcttTTGTCCCTTATTATGAATAAGggaagtaaaaaattatttattttatagttgaatacaaagtcaaataataataaaatataaaaccgatatgtcaAGCCCTCAAAAACAGTATCCTCTATAATTGTTGTAATGGGTTATtttactcaaaaatcataaaaaaaaggcGAAACTGTTTTATCTATGTTGCACGTGCGTCTGACAGAAAAAACAGATAGTGCGCCGACATACTCttgataaaattaagtattatattgataaatattatttaatatatacatatattatatattagttataacttattacataatatagtactaacaattataatcaaacaGGTGTAAACAAAAAGTTGTTATACGAAATAATTATCGATTATAAAGGAAGCAACAATAATCGATATGATTGTGTTGTATGAAAAACGTTATCAGCCGTTTGTATTAATGGGTATAGTGCTCTGTGTTTAGGTGTCAGTAGTTATGGTTGGTCTGGCTATAGATTCTGGATGACGTGCCAATGGTGCACGCAATAGCCCTTTTTTGGATTGTAAATAAATAGATCTAATTCAAAATGGTAAACGATATTGCATTAGAGACGTGGACAAAGAATGGAGAAACAACGTAAATATACACTAtgtagtctataatataatatgttttttaatataacactgCATAAATTCAGTACctaattacattaaattaattaccgtATCCGTTTGAAATAAGACAACAATATATAGTgtctaaatataaatgattaatgCTTTCCTATAAgctattattaattaccaatgCATGCCTATTGAGTTAAGTTTATCCATCacatatatttatctaattttttgtttttttttttagaggtcTGCTTCTCCATAGAAACGATGAGGACACGAAACCGCTGCATGACTATAGAAGTcaactttttgttattttcgtaatattttcgGTTCTAATGATCACGTTCTCGATATCAGTTGTAGATTTTTGGTCAGACAATGACCAATACGTCCaggtaaaataaaacacattaatCACATATTAAATACAGCCATTGAACCATGtccatgtgtatattatatttgtatcaagTTGAACTTTAATTGAGTATATTGGTAACATTTAGACCCCTTGTTTATCAATAAATCTGTTCCCCAAGGGTTCATAGAAAGGGGCAAAGAGTCGACAACTCTTTACAAAAACAGAGACATTTGCAAACATTTAAGTAGTTTGTGTTACAGACTACAGTAACATATCAAAATACGCAAGTACGCAACCATGTTTAAGTTATACTTAGGTATGTGAATGCAAAACAGTTTTAAACTATTTGTATGGTTTTGTTATTGTGATTGGGCGGCTTAAGAATCTTTAATGTATTCTTTTAaactctaaaatatttaaatatgcgcTTTCAATTAAAGATAGAACTGATAGGCTAGACAAATTAAaacctacaaaataaaatattttatttatgtaaaggtacataaattttgatttttgaccaATATtagattcaaaattataaaatgtaggtacaaattaaaatactgtCCAAAACTTAACGTTGagttttttcaatatataaattcatcaactgtatacttataatacGTTATGggataatatgtatgtttttatgtataaaatattataccccgtgaaataattaaaatttgtaaaaccaTAACGTTACTACTTACTATTTCTTATGTAATATTCtcgtatttcaatttaataatattgtagatcaaattattagatttaatattcACCTAAAATCGGTGTTGGTCCTAACCTCTGTTAGCCGTtaggtaggtaaattaattaattatgtaacgTACAAATGTACGATTGTCAGAGATAATACATTGACGTTAAGTGTTAACCGTTGACCGTTAAACAAACTCTTATCAAATCATTATAacctataaatgtttaaattgataGAGTGGGCTAATAAATTAGTTTCTTTAAAGgtcaatttatataggtattataaagaACAACAATATTGAATACTTGTGTacataagtaaatttaaaatattataattctatttctATAGATTAGactatgatttattaatataattataatttgtagacaaataaaacgtatatactatatatatatatattaatgaatataaacTTTTGATGaaacgtataaaaaataataaattaatcacaAATATATGATAGAATATGTTTCTTTAAAGGTCCTACTAGCTACTAATATTAGAGAAgctaaattacaattattatattatctccaCGTGATACTTATTTCAGAAAAGCTCTTAAAAACAGTAAAACAAATTCATAAAGTTATGTACTACACAATTAATATAGTTTGTAAATGTGTATGGAtcatatagttaatatttagtacaaacaaattaataccctatatttttttgtagacaACAACTTTAACGGTAAATtggaaaactatatattttttaaacaataaaattgtacatttgtatatttgtatattgcactaaagaaaatatgtacctatacgtaggatattaaataaaaagatgttaaattgttaacatttctccgataaaatagtttatttatataggatattaATCGCGGGttgaatcaaataaaaatatatagctaaATTATTATCACGTGTattctatagaaaaaaaagttattcgttcaaaaaatatttaaaaaactttgaagattaaaaaatgtgtagaaaaaaataacaaagcaTTATTAATACTTTGATAAGcacactttattattttaactattgcaAATAAccaaattgttttcaataatttataatactattatgcttcattataatttacctaataCCTTTATCGTTTCAAAATAGTCACTGCACGCAATCATTAAAAGTAAAGATCACGTCTTCAATATGAAAAACAGAGAGTATTTCGACCAATGTGCACCTATTGTCTCGTGTGACTATAGTGACAAATACAGAACCAGCAATGGGACGTGTAACAATCCAAACAATCCAATTTGGGGTTCATCGAACACCCCATTCATCAGACTTGTCGACGCACACTACAGcgatggtaattaataattattgtttaaacaatTGTTCATATCAatgtggtattatattatatagatgacaTATTATACTCACACGGTATATAGATCAGGGTGGGTATTGATGaaggttttaatataaattattactataatatgtttattgtttaaaataagatATCTTAGCATGTAATTAATATAGACTGGAGCATTGCTATTGTAACCACTGCATTATATTACTACGTTCTACAGTTCTAACACCAAAACACGTgtctataagaataatatatactaataaataatgtcttatttctatattatcatACAGCCACTATATACTAGCATCAATTACAATAAGGTTTATTagccaacataatatttacattataaagtTATAGGTAAATCATGTGTGAGCTACCCTTTACCTATCTACAGCCTATACGAGTTGAAAAATCAAGCTGTATACAACCTCCAATTTTCAAGTAATAATCTAATaacataacttttattgaaaacggtccagtCATTTTTCGAGGCTATTAATTTCGGATAAACCAACAATTTTAGTTGTACCTATAACCCGATTCCGCCCAccaaaaaaattagattatataAGTGTATCTTGGGTTTAGTGtatctatatacctaggtaactcAGTTCACAGATAAATTTGGGTAGCTTTGCGAACTAAATCGACCAAggtgaacaatttatttgtagTGGATTGTGTATAGCACGTGCTTGGTATAAATCGAACGTGGTTCAAAAAACTCTTTAAACATTGCTGATATCTCCAAGAACAATTCGAAATTTTCATAAGATCGGTCATATAATAGCTACCTACAAATATACATTCAactctcatatttgttttaagataaaatttctttattaaaaCCATAAGCGTGCGATGATTTGATGGATGCTTTTACCCCATCTGTCAGAGTAACTAatggcaaacatttaaaatactaatttttactaattgtttctcctgtaaccaatagcaaccatttataaacaaaaatgtctattgtaaatctcaaaatacctGTTTGAGCTCCTCTCCATGTTGAACCAACTGGgtctaattgtgaatctaaaccattTAGGGACTCActcaaaaacacacaaaaaatgtcCAGTGGCTATTAGAAGGAGTTCAATGACATACAGACaaacatgtatttttatatatatatatacattgatTGCTATTATTTTCGGCCACCCAATTAATTTcaccaaagaaaattattatacattaaaacattCCCCGTGACTCGACCGATTTATTAGTGAAAaccgtattaaaataagtagagtTCTTTTCAAGATATGCtcgtacataaaaaaaagaGCAGTGTTTctctactatattatgtatgttatatacatataaacattcctcttgaatcactctatcaattaaaaaaaccacATCAAAATCCATTGCGTAGTTTTAAAGATCTATATAAAGGTCTGTAAAAGCATGCATACAGACAGAAAAAGGGActctgtttaataatatattaagataagtttttttctaataatattttaaagaatattaattattcatcttTGTCTTACACTCTTACCTCCagcattgtaatttgtaatgttgtattttttttttttttttaagggatCTCCAAATTACGCGCATCATCTGATGGGAAACCATTGCCGAGTGCTAGAGAAATTCAAGTAAAgctgtttttaaataaacaaataagaaTCCCTGATAAAAATAACCAGCTATTAATGCAATGGGGCCAGTTTGTCGCTCACGATGTTTCTAATTTAGCAATTGATACAAATGGggaaggtaataatataataaaattatttaattttatatttaatattatatgattatgcgTATCTATCCAATGAAATTTGTAATTGAATTGCACTTATACCTACtctcatatttttatgtacggtaaaaataatttaatttagattgtTGTGCATATAAAAATCAACATTGGGTTTCAAGAGCGTGCCAAGCTACTATCACAATACCAATAGACGATCCTATATACTCAAAGTACAACATGACGTGCATGAGATTTACTCGAGCAATGACATCAAACAACTATAGCTGTCCCTTACAACCATTGACatttgtaagttataattatattatttatcattcatTCTAGAAAATGTTGTGATGTAATTGCTACACAATATTGCTAACCTAaccgtataaaataaaatactaggtatatatgAATACTGCTATGTCATCAAGTCTCagtatttcttattttgtcttttataaatttaactgttCACTAAACCATTTAATAGTGTTGTTAAAATTTccgttatagataatattattttacactttttaataataatatagtatatagtactaACTCCTAACTCCTTGCATATTATATCACCAAAATaccaaagtttttatttttattctttattaattaaaaaatctctACTAAGtagaatacaatatacaatattatacagcacatgtttaattaaatattgatggcCAATAAAACCGGTGTAGGTCCCGCctcaatttaaattgttaagatTTTACGTAAccaattttacataattaacaAGTTGAAAATTTTCCGATAAATTAGTAATTGAAGttcattcatatttatttttcctaatccgtttgttatattttgaatacattacttattgatatcataatattatgtacttttaattaatttttttttttataagttatcacCCAATTTTAAtccaaaaagtaaataatagtcaatttgtatttatagatAGACGATGCTTCACATTTTATTGACGGATCTCAAATTTATGGTTCTAATGATTACGTTGTATCGACACTGAGATCATTTACTGAGGGGAAGTTAATTTCTGTTCTTGATAACAACCAGGAGTTTTGTCCACATTCGTCCTTTGAGTCTTCtgatacaaacaaatatttgtaccaGTCCGGTAAGACTGATCCACACGTTGACACTAAACCCCGAACATGTGACATGTgatgtaatatatatagttaaactCTGTTACAGGAGACTCACGTGCAAATTTGAACCTTGGTATAGCACTTTTTCACAATATGTTTTTGAGATTCCACAATTTTGTAGCGTTTAAACTAAAAACTGAGAATACTTGGTGGTCAGATGAAAAGTTATACCAAGAATCTCGCAGATTTGTTGGTGCAATTATCCAACATATTACATACACACAATTTTTACCAATAATCTTAGGTATATGTTTGTACTAGGTACTTTAAAGTAACAAATcacatacctatagtataaataaataatattttacccaacattgtttagaacttaaacatttaaagcATAATGCAATAATGCTATATGACCTTATATAGGCAAAAACTATACGGAGGACGAAGTGCTTGGGGGTAACAATAAATATGATCCTACTGTGAACCCATCAACTTCGCAAGAGTTTTCAACCGGCGCATTTCGTGTACTCCACAATATTATACCAGCTCAACATAGGTgcaaataaaatacacatattttcataaaaatgtcatgtgttaattatatttatttttataatatttactcacAACATTTTTTGTAGATTTATTGATTCGAATTCCACAACTGTGCAAGTAGTCAATGTTACAGACTGGATGAACTGCCCGTATCTCTTACAACAAGGTTCAAACTATGATCATCTACTTCGAGGTTTATTAAGTACAGAAGGACGCCTGAGTCAACCTTCATACAATTCTTTGGTAAtgttttcttattaaataaataataattaaagaataCTATTTCAATGTTAACTTGTTTACCTGGTAATATAGCTTCTATTTTCGAATAGATTTCAAACTTAATGTTTCATTCAAATAATTCGATTGGCGTGGATCTCCTATCGTACGATATCCAAAGAGGGCGCGATACCGGTCTCCCTCCGTACAATAAAATGAGACAATTATGTGGATTGCCTGTTGCTAAGTCATTTAGCGATTTGGTTGATACTATACCAATAGATGTGAGTgaaaaaagctattaaaatattataatatattttttttaatacgacaTCGGGTGATTTACTGTTATGGTGCAGTTATGGTAGAAACATtactactatacatattatctacGCTTTAATAGATAGGCGCCTTAACATAGCCGTTTTGTACAGTAAATTGCTAATTATCTGGTGTATTATGCTGTgtcgtttaaagttcaaacacttaatggttttatttgttcCAGGACATTTATGATTTGGAGACACTTTACTCCACTGTGGACGACATAGACTTCATTGTCGGGGCTTTGTTAGAAACACCAGAGAACGATGCTTTAGTTGGAAATACCTCACGATGTATTATTGGTGATTTTTTCTATAGATCACGAGTTGGTGATCGATTTTTCTACGATACCGAAGGGCAGTCTGGTCAATTTTCCAAATGtaaccaatttattttatatttgagtaTCCatgacaaatttatatttttttatatgcttggtaaatgttttcaattcatttttgtatttatttttcagatcaACTTGAAGTACTCAAATCTATTAATCTGGATCACATTATATGCGCTACTTCGTCTGTTGATAACTTACAAAAAGATATTTTCACGAAAGTTGACAATGGgtgagaatatattttattatgttattcataataattaataactttactatattatgtacttatacagCAGTTACCTCAgcataaaattatctaaaacattaattacttgcaatatttttaatttagttttaactttatattttagtgaaaatatttaacacacGGCAAGCACCAtggaatattatactaaattattgcAATCATTCCCCcactatataattgtattacattaagGAATTAAAATGGCAGCGTAAGGGTGCGCGACTTATATTCAAGCCATGGACCATATAACCCATGAACATATAATAACCCTTACGCtgccattttattttgtttgattacAAATAGAGTATAAAATGTGCCCTATATAGGCTATGTGCAATAaccttgtgtatattttaatccaTGGCAAAGGCCATACATAGGTGTTAAGACttctttattttaattcttaatgttttattattgaatataaaagtatttatagtacctatttattgctattaaaacaatatattttagatggTATTCTTCAATGAAGTGGAGTTGTAGTCAAAAATATATGATAGATTTTAAACCATGGAAAGTAATAAGAAATGAATAAGAACTGAAACTGAATATGAACAAGAACTGTATGATTAAAGTTACGCTGAAATCAATCATAATTTCGTCATGTAATTTGTGTCTCTTATTTCGTATATCTTCTAATTCTAAACTCAGTATATAGTTActacaatatttgaaaatatgtattcttgatttatacaaacattgcaatgtataatttaattaaaaatctattcataatttagtattattatacctagtcaTAATTTATTTCCTGTAGTTTTCATATTGCTTATTCCTTCGTTTTAATatcttagtaatattatttttattttccagttAACAACATTTCAGTATATCCTGTTAACAAGCACGATAaattctttttagtttttacaagtttttttttttttttattctcggTTTTATCATCATTTTGTATAATACGGGTTATATAcccctatatacctactattataagtaTCTAATAA encodes:
- the LOC132944959 gene encoding peroxidase-like; translated protein: MVNDIALETWTKNGETTGLLLHRNDEDTKPLHDYRSQLFVIFVIFSVLMITFSISVVDFWSDNDQYVQSLHAIIKSKDHVFNMKNREYFDQCAPIVSCDYSDKYRTSNGTCNNPNNPIWGSSNTPFIRLVDAHYSDGISKLRASSDGKPLPSAREIQVKLFLNKQIRIPDKNNQLLMQWGQFVAHDVSNLAIDTNGEDCCAYKNQHWVSRACQATITIPIDDPIYSKYNMTCMRFTRAMTSNNYSCPLQPLTFIDDASHFIDGSQIYGSNDYVVSTLRSFTEGKLISVLDNNQEFCPHSSFESSDTNKYLYQSGDSRANLNLGIALFHNMFLRFHNFVAFKLKTENTWWSDEKLYQESRRFVGAIIQHITYTQFLPIILGKNYTEDEVLGGNNKYDPTVNPSTSQEFSTGAFRVLHNIIPAQHRFIDSNSTTVQVVNVTDWMNCPYLLQQGSNYDHLLRGLLSTEGRLSQPSYNSLISNLMFHSNNSIGVDLLSYDIQRGRDTGLPPYNKMRQLCGLPVAKSFSDLVDTIPIDDIYDLETLYSTVDDIDFIVGALLETPENDALVGNTSRCIIGDFFYRSRVGDRFFYDTEGQSGQFSKYQLEVLKSINLDHIICATSSVDNLQKDIFTKVDNGWYSSMKWSCSQKYMIDFKPWKVIRNE